The nucleotide sequence GCCGATGCGGGTGGCACGCCGCGACGCCGTCCTCGGCCTCGGGGTGGTCGACCGCCGGTCGGGCTATCCGCTCGAACTGCTGGTCCGCGCCGCCGCCGCCGGGTGGCGCGTGGTGGAGCGCGACGTGGCCTACGGCGCGCGCACGGGCGGCCGGTCCAAGGTCAGCGGCTCGGTGCGCGGCAGCGCCCACGCGTCCGTCGACTTCTGGCGGGCCATCTCGTGAACCCGCCCGACGACGTTCCCTGTACCGCGCTGGTCGTCGCCAAGGCGCCCGTCCCGGGGTTGGCGAAGACCCGCCTGGCCGCCTCCATCGGGCCCGAGGCCGCCGCCGACGTCGCCGCTGCCGCGCTGCTCGACACCCTCGACGCGGTGCTGGCGTCGTCGCTGTCCGGGCGCGTCGTCGCGTTCACCGGCGACCTCGACCGTGCCTGCCGGTCCGCCGAGATCCGCGCGCGGCTGGCCGACGTCACGGTCGTGGAGCAGCGTGGCGAGGACTTCGCCGAGCGGCTCGTCGGGGCGCATGCCGACGCCGCGGCGGCCACCGGTCACCCCGTCCTGCAGATCGGCATGGACACTCCGCAGGTGAGCGGCCCGCTGCTGACGCGGTGCGCCCGCACGCTGCTCGCCGAGCCGGCCATCCTCGGCATGGCCCGCGACGGCGGCTGGTGGGTGCTCGGCCTGCACGATCCCCGGGTGGCCCAGTGCCTGCGCGCCGTGCCCATGTCTCAGGCGGACACCGGCGAGCAGACCCTGCGAGCGCTGGTCGCCGCGGGGGTGACACCGGCGTTGGTCGAGGAGCTGGCCGACATCGACACCATCGCCGACCTGGCTGCGGTGGGCCGCGAGTGCGCGGTGGGAAGTCGGACGAGAAGCGTTGCGGCAGTAGGAGGTACGTAAGGGTGTTCGGGAATCTCTATGATCGGGCGCTCACGGGCGAACGCTGCTGGATCCGCTACGACGACGGTTCGGTGCACGGACTGGCGGTACGCAGCTGGCTGGGCAGCAAGCGGCGCAGCGACAGCAGCTTCGACCGCGCCGTGGTCGACCTGTGCGACGGCCCCACGATCGACCTGGGCTGCGGCCCGGGCCGGCTGGTGGCCGACCTGGTGCGCCGCGGCATTCCCGCGCTCGGCGTCGACCAGTCCGCCACCGCGGTGACCCTGGCCCGCCGCCGTGGTGCGCCTGCGCTGCACCGCGACGTCTTCGACCCGCTCCCCGGCGCGGGCCGCTGGTCGACGGTGCTGCTGGCCGACGGCAACGTGGGCCTGGGCGGGGACCCACTGCGTGTGCTGCTGCGTGCCGGCGAGCTGCTGCGGTCGGGCGGCCGCTGCGTCGTCGAGTTCGACCCCGACACCGAGGGCGTCGTGACGCGCTGGGTGCGGCTGGAGTCGTCGAAGACCATCGGCCCGTGGTTCCGCTGGGCGAACGTCGGCCTCGACGGCGCCCGCAAGCTCTGCGACGACGTCGGCCTCGCCGTCTCCGCGGTGCAGCCGGTGAACGGCCGCATCCTCGCGACGCTCGCCGCGGCGTGAGACCCGCTACCAGTTGGTGAAG is from Mycolicibacterium grossiae and encodes:
- a CDS encoding TIGR04282 family arsenosugar biosynthesis glycosyltransferase, with amino-acid sequence MNPPDDVPCTALVVAKAPVPGLAKTRLAASIGPEAAADVAAAALLDTLDAVLASSLSGRVVAFTGDLDRACRSAEIRARLADVTVVEQRGEDFAERLVGAHADAAAATGHPVLQIGMDTPQVSGPLLTRCARTLLAEPAILGMARDGGWWVLGLHDPRVAQCLRAVPMSQADTGEQTLRALVAAGVTPALVEELADIDTIADLAAVGRECAVGSRTRSVAAVGGT
- a CDS encoding methyltransferase domain-containing protein, which gives rise to MFGNLYDRALTGERCWIRYDDGSVHGLAVRSWLGSKRRSDSSFDRAVVDLCDGPTIDLGCGPGRLVADLVRRGIPALGVDQSATAVTLARRRGAPALHRDVFDPLPGAGRWSTVLLADGNVGLGGDPLRVLLRAGELLRSGGRCVVEFDPDTEGVVTRWVRLESSKTIGPWFRWANVGLDGARKLCDDVGLAVSAVQPVNGRILATLAAA